The Ornithinimicrobium faecis genome includes a window with the following:
- a CDS encoding ABC transporter permease produces MRQLFTLLKTDLVQRLRDKSVIIFAVVVPLALMGAMNLVMGDAMDMDLDTATVAVSAPEGDQLAAALVQTLPEIGLDVEVTETSAADVQARAESGDAKLGLVIPEGFSTALMAGEPVEVEAIEGDGSGIETGVVLSVVQGFLDRAGASAVTTTAGAALGLPAADLGGLAQQVATGESAITLAQGQASDQQLDPKGALVAGQAGLFLMFTVSFGVLGLLAEREFGTLARLRSMPMNPMLVTLSKVLSSFCLGVVATSILLAAGSMLFGVDFGSPLPIAVLIISAVIATTSLTFIVIKLAKTTEQATVIQTILAMVLGIAGGAFFPMSGTGLLGTILDLNPVGAMIRGLGITSGGGGLADIGTPVLIMLGFAAVALVIARILPDRGAMA; encoded by the coding sequence ATGAGACAACTCTTCACACTGCTCAAGACCGACCTGGTCCAACGCTTGCGAGACAAGTCGGTCATCATCTTTGCCGTCGTCGTGCCGCTGGCACTGATGGGGGCCATGAACCTGGTCATGGGCGACGCCATGGACATGGACCTGGACACCGCGACCGTCGCCGTCTCCGCCCCGGAGGGCGACCAGCTCGCCGCGGCCCTCGTGCAGACCCTGCCCGAGATCGGCCTCGACGTCGAGGTGACCGAGACCTCCGCCGCCGACGTGCAGGCGCGCGCCGAGTCCGGTGACGCCAAACTTGGCCTGGTGATCCCCGAGGGGTTCTCCACCGCGCTGATGGCCGGTGAGCCGGTCGAGGTCGAGGCCATCGAGGGTGATGGCTCCGGCATCGAGACCGGCGTCGTGCTCTCGGTGGTGCAGGGCTTCCTGGACCGTGCGGGTGCCAGCGCGGTGACCACGACCGCCGGTGCTGCCCTGGGGCTGCCCGCAGCAGACCTCGGCGGACTGGCACAGCAGGTGGCCACCGGTGAGTCGGCGATCACGCTGGCTCAGGGGCAGGCCTCCGACCAGCAACTGGACCCCAAGGGTGCACTGGTTGCCGGTCAGGCCGGGCTGTTCCTGATGTTCACCGTCAGCTTCGGTGTGCTCGGCCTGCTCGCTGAGCGTGAGTTCGGCACGCTGGCGCGGCTGCGCTCGATGCCGATGAACCCGATGCTGGTGACGTTGTCAAAGGTGCTCAGCAGCTTCTGCCTCGGCGTCGTCGCCACCTCCATCCTGCTCGCAGCGGGCAGCATGCTCTTCGGTGTCGACTTCGGCTCACCGCTGCCGATCGCAGTGCTCATCATCAGTGCCGTGATCGCGACCACATCGCTGACCTTCATCGTGATCAAGCTGGCGAAGACCACCGAGCAGGCCACCGTCATCCAGACCATCCTGGCCATGGTGCTCGGCATCGCCGGTGGCGCCTTCTTCCCGATGAGCGGGACCGGGCTGCTCGGCACGATCCTCGACCTCAACCCGGTGGGCGCGATGATCCGCGGGCTGGGGATCACCAGTGGGGGCGGCGGCCTGGCTGACATCGGCACGCCTGTCCTGATCATGCTCGGGTTTGCGGCGGTGGCACTCGTCATTGCCCGGATCCTGCCGGACCGGGGGGCGATGGCATGA